A single genomic interval of Halichondria panicea chromosome 2, odHalPani1.1, whole genome shotgun sequence harbors:
- the LOC135331558 gene encoding uncharacterized protein LOC135331558, with protein MQSQDEYTTDNLQELLIILHPVFSKWYYIGLGLRVENLNVIRADYPGDAQRCFTEMLETRLRQGPLPKSELHDCLCLPTVGEIDLASRIPGLIRIPDEEIELISVTKNNVIHCIKPDIADTVFPYTQLRKNYNFTAFFFVIFIFLQLVTMVDNHNWVKPRNYTVQQYTNRVVFFTLYTFLLIVTPCVCYAQLCRLGSFEKTFFISNDTTRVPIDNATKENVNKIVTDRKISLNPLELISQIVLLLKVKINEFDLKRFQVLIHAIILPMFLFYIRAFDDSKSHQTGWKNLRIGGERLIDLWECISFSIIFFLSGTMKDVYCFENHIATLFAEDELEQSAQRKRLSKKIFHAIRRRWSLMDVYTHFLSIVFAALAIVLFLYGKPFTPRYILLENALEQHAWNVVTVLIILLQFGGSSANPTFKLFCSICYIAFPFIMCTLVYVDEINKAFDIHLPRGNALLLIFASQLVTLINWLVCLFHCYLRQKDLHWRYHLCLAAVVLVFGCLCYINVREFKYYIHEGNCTCSCNCTSIDGSVYNMIN; from the coding sequence ATGCAGTCTCAAGACGAATACACCACCGACAATCTACAAGAACTACTCATTATTCTTCACCCAGTTTTCTCAAAATGGTACTACATCGGACTTGGGTTGAGAGTCGAAAATCTAAACGTTATTCGCGCAGACTATCCAGGAGACGCACAAAGATGCTTCACAGAGATGCTTGAGACCAGACTAAGGCAAGGGCCACTCCCCAAATCAGAGCTACACGATTGTTTGTGTTTGCCTACTGTTGGGGAGATTGATTTAGCAAGTAGAATTCCTGGTTTAATAAGAATTCCAGATGAAGAAATTGAGTTGATTTCTGTCACCAAGAACAATGTGATTCACTGCATCAAGCCTGACATTGCTGACACTGTGTTTCCGTACACACAATTGAGGAAGAACTATAATTTCACTGCCTTTTTCTTTGTCATTTTCATCTTTCTTCAACTGGTTACCATGGTGGATAATCACAACTGGGTCAAGCCACGAAACTACACAGTTCAACAGTACACGAACAGAGTTGTGTTCTTCACTTTATACACCTTCCTTCTAATTGTAACCCCTTGCGTATGCTATGCACAGTTGTGCCGACTAGGCTCGTTCGAGAAAACTTTCTTCATATCTAACGACACTACTAGAGTACCAATTGACAATGCAACTAAAGAAAATGTAAACAAAATTGTGACGGATCGAAAAATATCATTAAATCCACTGGAATTGATCTCACAGATTGTGTTACTGCTCAAGGTGAAAATTAATGAATTTGATCTCAAGAGATTTCAAGTCCTGATACATGCCATCATACTTCCAATGTTTCTGTTCTACATTAGAGCATTTGATGACTCAAAATCTCACCAGACAGGATGGAAAAACTTGAGGATCGGAGGTGAGAGACTCATCGACTTATGGGAATGCATTTCGTTCAGTATCATATTTTTTCTCTCCGGAACTATGAAAGATGTTTATTGCTTTGAAAACCACATTGCTACTCTCTTTGCCGAAGATGAGTTAGAACAAAGTGCTCAGAGAAAAAGGTTGTCAAAAAAGATTTTCCACGCTATTCGAAGACGTTGGTCTTTAATGGATGTTTACACACACTTTTTGTCGATTGTTTTTGCTGCCTTAGCAATAGTGCTGTTTTTGTACGGGAAACCGTTCACCCCGAGGTACATACTACTAGAAAACGCCCTGGAGCAACACGCTTGGAATGTTGTTACAGTGCTCATTATACTCCTGCAGTTTGGTGGATCGTCCGCTAATCCCACTTTCAAGCTATTTTGTTCGATTTGCTACATCGCATTTCCATTTATAATGTGTACTTTAGTTTACGTGGATGAGATTAACAAGGCGTTTGATATTCATCTTCCTCGAGGGAACGCACTTCTTTTGATATTTGCTAGCCAGTTAGTGACTCTTATCAACTGGCTTGTTTGTCTATTCCATTGCTATTTGCGACAAAAAGATCTTCACTGGAGATATCATTTGTGCCTTGCAGCTGTTGTGCTGGTGTTTGGCTGCTTGTGTTATATCAACGTTAGAGAGTTCAAGTATTACATTCACGAAGGAAACTGCACATGTAGTTGCAATTGTACTTCTATTGATGGTAGTGTGTACAATATGATTAATTGA
- the LOC135331640 gene encoding uncharacterized protein LOC135331640: MATNQFVPEAESALPCGTQISEHIRQQLTLWKKGFPNIQRSSFQNFQKEFQEMLQKFSKGFLRTQSSKAHPMAILGDTDTETARQPGGAENSRSSASAIETTANFIMQATTSTDLDDLAMQNRIEQIYKRAVDSGYSTGIPDSNDPEPIVDFSSIPKEDIKILVELFSADDPETIEKMNPSQLLDKLLKYVPRKLIHYLTNISTTQAGGLHSTECEQRHTNCQHAIHLQYTCVQCSSKICKSCCPISRQIYGYGKTTNVFICDTCLKQFYQEHAKEWQDKAHTLIEGGNLEDLKAAVGCIQIALSLFKEVSLVATGQKLLQHNYPELALPFALAVQQQASKAIEKVRANKFLSSVFTSLTTRYDDPNIREELLIGAEEAALLAKSEADHLEEQIADAPSLQTAVDEINQELQLSRRQKEDEEARQIRNLRREIERYWDSRNLRAIIDFILSPDDESQHTLRLKAFEQFTHKMEESISKMRSDDRYSLIFFRGVLKLLKKQLVEGILDIEQVAWQYYSVQLLRNESINILHSLLTTQPSIFTLNGLYNICTQPQKLLTSKGIYNDPSLRELQLFTMDEDKLTPPFKEQWSDCELSATALTHRKCEAAFAKQIQEKKWGPQDVGFAYIDYTQRCVHKDEIAVSLLHASMWFFKDLKENKHQPTQKFAFKKLIFYLLDMAHMIAQRFLHPGMKLYVGRIALAVALQTLNRTEDVALAEDTELISALLHMVTYNSRFVPFWNFPSVVHVSKAEKLSSISAEFHTKYLDRLTETDKKQRPMTEAELQYQLYENDLRYVHKADYPASLHVKAMKELLAEKGWKMSDVSRLMTSPLSPRDTEGWLIQQPKLGLKQEFADIKGMIINLDSHNPSIELVVVPADETRGHVGTCSQTDFQHVLSIVNDEADESLFFSLDQPDNQKRFHPFQEFRYTSESLYESDLLHTMFETDYLMKSFSVGTDVSSNPPFKQRPNKEGLTKNLPKRLQEKLKPVSERGTTQNQAHRFWIQADKIDYHEELNNNRLEIRLGEMDMIIRSHPLIPGEDGKLRDTEEDDIPESPEARFAADMTEVYNELGLHFPMFLRLRQLAKLQVLGKFLRYILQDLKGKSEGKQAILFTGYLTHSKERYASFSNLVRTLCLPHKQTSTLPCKWVPAALHKEKDGNHHSLCYGGVLITPKINKGNVARFPLHSQCVLIPQSGAGQQTETGSTPTQSGAKLPTQSGTKPQTDSTPQTQSQQGQGPKGQFLGTKPTASLTIPKGTKWDVSKKDDKKWTNFEMHGQKAFLLYYGDGNPHARASKLVSWTAVALAAFGVSTLIDIFREGKMETNKALSELSKSLNENPRCEQTQCKSCSRALTKIQPATDIKTTSGLTYKIINEVPMTARYCVYKVQCKKTGKIYIGMTTRQANTRVIEHLRDIKKGKENKILARHFNAQKCFGQFEDFMNITPLAYVSNETMKPYNSSERTRIMEYIEYQLIDLFGGTEHLLNRIKPCISFSRFDIKPKLYQLFNIRGDNVYIDDKPALTIA, encoded by the exons ATGGCTACAAACCAATTTGTACCAGAAGCAGAAAGTGCCTTACCTTGTG GTACCCAAATCTCGGAGCACATTCGCCAACAACTCACTTTATGGAAAAAGGGATTCCCTAACATTCAAAGATCATCTTTTCAGAATTTCCAAAAAGAGTTTCAAGAAATGCTGCAGAAATTTTCAAAAGGCTTCTTGAGAACGCAAAGTAGCAAAGCACACCCAATGGCAATACTAGGCGACACTGACACTGAAACAGCAAGACAACCAGGTGGTGCTGAAAATTCTAGATCTTCTGCATCAGCAATTGAAACCACAGCTAACTTTATCATGCAAGCAACAACAAGCACGGATCTGGATGATTTGGCAATGCAAAACAGAATAGAACAGATCTACAAAAGAGCTGTTGATAGTGGATACAGTACCGGTATCCCAGACAGCAATGACCCTGAGCCAATCGTTGACTTCTCATCCATACCGAAAGAGGACATCAAAATACTTGTTGAGCTTTTCTCAGCTGATGATCCAGAAACGATCGAGAAAATGAACCCCTCCCAGCTTCTCGACAAACTCTTGAAATATGTGCCTAGAAAATTAATCCACTACCTCACTAACATTAGTACTACCCAGGCCGGTGGGTTACACAGTACCGAATGTGAACAACGCCACACAAACTGTCAGCATGCCATACATCTACAATACACGTGTGTACAGTGCTCGAGCAAAATTTGCAAGTCATGTTGTCCAATTAGCAGGCAAATCTATGGCTATGGCAAAACCACTAATGTGTTTATATGCGACACTTGTCTCAAGCAGTTTTATCAGGAGCATGCAAAGGAGTGGCAAGACAAAGCACACACTCTTATCGAAGGCGGCAACCTTGAAGATCTCAAAGCTGCAGTCGGCTGTATTCAAATAGCTCTGAGCCTCTTCAAAGAAGTGAGCTTAGTGGCAACAGGGCAAAaattattgcagcacaacTATCCTGAACTGGCACTGCCATTTGCATTAGCTGTTCAGCAGCAAGCCTCAAAAGCTATTGAAAAAGTCAGAGCTAACAAATTTTTGTCATCTGTCTTCACATCCCTTACCACAAGATACGATGATCCAAATATACGCGAGGAATTGCTAATCGGAGCAGAGGAAGCTGCATTGCTAGCCAAAAGTGAAGCCGATCACCTGGAAGAGCAAATTGCTGATGCTCCTAGCCTGCAGACTGCAGTGGATGAAATCAATCAGGAACTGCAACTTTCCAGACGACAAAAGGAGGACGAAGAAGCACGACAGATCAGGAACCTAAGGCGAGAAATCGAGAGATATTGGGACAGTAGAAATCTTCGTGCAATCATAGACTTTATTCTATCACCAGATGATGAAAGTCAACACACATTGAGACTCAAAGCTTTTGAGCAATTTACACACAAAATGGAAGAAAGTATCTCAAAAATGCGTTCTGATGATCGCTACAGCTTGATCTTCTTTCGTGGAGTCTTAAAACTTTTGAAAAAACAACTTGTGGAAGGTATTTTGGACATTGAACAAGTTGCTTGGCAATATTATTCAGTGCAACTCCTCAGAAACGAGTCAATAAATATCCTACACTCACTGCTTACAACCCAGCCATCTATCTTCACGCTAAATGGCCTCTATAACATTTGTACACAGCCGCAAAAGCTTCTGACCTCTAAAGGAATATACAATGACCCTTCTCTACGTGAACTACAGTTATTTACGATGGATGAAGATAAACTAACCCCGCCATTCAAAGAGCAATGGTCTGATTGTGAACTAAGCGCCACTGCTCTAACTCACCGCAAATGTGAAGCGGCATTTGCTAAACAGATTCAAGAGAAAAAATGGGGACCACAAGATGTAGGCTTTGCATACATCGACTATACACAAAGATGTGTACACAAAGACGAAATTGCCGTGTCTCTACTACATGCTTCAATGTGGTTTTTCAAAGACCTCAAAGAAAATAAGCATCAACCAACTCAAAAATTTGCATTCAAGAAACTTATATTTTATCTTCTTGACATGGCACACATGATAGCTCAGCGATTTCTACATCCTGGCATGAAGCTGTATGTTGGACGTATTGCTTTAGCTGTTGCATTGCAAACACTAAACAGAACTGAAGATGTAGCTCTTGCAGAAGATACAGAACTAATTAGTGCATTGCTACACATGGTCACTTACAATTCTCGCTTCGTCCCATTCTGGAATTTCCCCTCAGTTGTTCACGTTTCCAAAGCTGAAAAACTAAGTTCCATTTCAGCAGAATTCCACACAAAATATCTCGATCGGCTCACGGAGACAGACAAAAAGCAAAGGCCTATGACAGAGGCTGAACTACAGTATCAGCTTTATGAGAATGATCTTCGCTATGTGCATAAAGCAGATTATCCAGCAAGCTTACACGTAAAAGCTATGAAGGAGCTTCTAGCAGAAAAAGGATGGAAGATGTCTGATGTTTCCCGTTTAATGACGTCACCCCTAAGTCCTCGTGATACGGAAGGATGGCTCATTCAGCAACCCAAACTTGGACTTAAACAAGAATTTGCCGATATCAAAGGAATGATAATCAACCTTGATAGCCATAACCCTTCTATCGAGTTAGTAGTTGTGCCAGCCGATGAGACGAGAGGTCATGTAGGAACTTGCAGTCAAACTGATTTCCAGCATGTCTTATCAATTGTCAATGATGAAGCTGACGAAAGTCTTTTCTTTAGTTTGGATCAACCAGATAATCAGAAACGATTTCACCCATTTCAAGAATTTCGATATACATCAGAAAGTCTTTACGAGTCTGACTTGCTCCATACAATGTTTGAAACTGACTACCTAATGAAGAGTTTCAGTGTTGGCACAGATGTTTCATCGAATCCACCCTTCAAACAGAGACCGAACAAAGAAGGACTCACCAAAAACCTACCAAAACGGCTGCAAGAAAAGCTCAAACCAGTTTCAGAAAGGGGGACAACTCAAAACCAGGCACACCGTTTCTGGATTCAAGCAGACAAGATTGACTACCATGAAGAACTGAACAATAATCGTCTTGAAATCCGTCTTGGTGAAATGGATATGATTATCAGAAGTCATCCATTGATCCCCGGGGAAGATGGCAAGCTCAGAGACACAGAAGAAGATGACATTCCAGAAAGCCCTGAGGCTAGATTTGCAGCTGATATGACAGAAGTCTACAATGAGCTAGGACTACACTTTCCAATGTTCCTACGACTGAGACAGCTAGCAAAACTACAGGTATTAGGTAAATTTCTACGATACATACTGCAAGACCTGAAAGGAAAATCTGAAGGCAAACAAGCAATCCTCTTTACTGGATATCTAACCCATAGCAAAGAACGTTATGCATCTTTCTCTAACCTTGTGAGAACACTATGTCTACCTCACAAACAGACAAGCACCCTACCTTGCAAATGGGTACCAGCGGCCTTACACAAAGAGAAGGATGGAAACCATCATTCTTTATGCTATGGTGGTGTCTTGATTACACCCAAAATCAATAAAGGAAATGTAGCCAGATTTCCGTTGCACAGTCAGTGTGTACTTATTCCTCAAAGTGGTGCAGGACAGCAAACTGAAACTGGCTCAACACCAACTCAAAGTGGTGCAAAACTGCCAACTCAAAGTGGGACGAAACCACAAACTGACTCAACACCGCAAACTCAAAGTCAACAGGGTCAAGGTCCAAAAGGCCAATTTTTGGGCACAAAACCAACTGCTTCTTTAACAATACCAAAAGGAACAAAATGGGATGTTAGCAAAAAAGATGACAAGAAGTGGACAAACTTCGAGATGCATGGCCAGAAAGCTTTCCTACTATATTATGGTGATGGCAATCCACATGCTCGAGCTTCTAAGCTTGTTTCCTGGACTGCTGTAGCTCTTGCTGCATTTGGGGTGTCAACACTTATTGACATATTCAGGGAGGGAAAAATGGAGACGAATAAAGCTTTAAGTGAACTATCTAAGAGTTTAAATGAAAATCCAAGGTGTGAACAAACCCAGTGTAAGTCCTGTTCCCGTGCATTAACTAAAATTCAACCAGCAACTGATATCAAAACTACAAGTGGTCTCACTTACAAAATAATAAATGAAGTGCCAATGACTGCCAGATACTGTGTATACAAGGTCCAGTGTAAAAAAACTGGCAAAATATACATCGGCATGACAACAAGACAAGCCAACACACGTGTGATAGAACATCTCCGAGATATTAAAAAAGGGAAAGAAAATAAAATTCTAGCACGACATTTCAACGCTCAGAAATGCTTTGGTCAATTTGAGGATTTTATGAACATAACACCACTAGCATATGTTAGCAATGAAACAATGAAGCCATACAATTCTAGTGAAAGAACAAGAATAATGGAGTACATTGAATACCAACTAATAGATCTGTTTGGAGGAACGGAACACCTATTGAATCGAATCAAACCTTGCATCTCATTCAGTAGGTTTGACATCAAACCTAAACTATACCAATTGTTCAATATACGGGGGGACAACGTTTACATCGATGATAAACCCGCTCTAACCATCGCATAA